The Quercus robur chromosome 7, dhQueRobu3.1, whole genome shotgun sequence genome has a segment encoding these proteins:
- the LOC126691295 gene encoding uncharacterized protein LOC126691295 — translation MEASSSTSSSLRRRAPLRCYCAEKPVLVISWTVDNPGRRFMVVQTTGYFNLSILFYWGSVGRKCKYFQWLDDEICERDKVLIPKQRQQIIRLEAEVARCYKREKFLHCGFGILIGDMWDLSL, via the exons ATGGAAGCAAGCTCTTCAACCAGTTCAAGCTTGAGGAGGAGAGCTCCATTGAGGTGCTACTGTGCTGAAAAACCAGTGTTAGTCATTTCGTGGACAGTAGACAACCCTGGCAGAAGGTTTATGGTTGTCCAAACTACTGGGTATTTCAATTTGAGTATTTTGTTTTACTGGGgttca GTTGGACGTAAGTGTAAATACTTCCAATGGCTTGATGATGAGATATGTGAACGTGATAAGGTGCTCATCCCAAAGCAAAGGCAACAGATTATCAGACTAGAGGCCGAGGTTGCAAGATGCTACAAGAGAGAGAAGTTTTTACACTGTGGCTTTGGCATTCTTATTGGTGATATGTGGGATTTGTCTTTGTAA